From the genome of Candidatus Electrothrix communis, one region includes:
- a CDS encoding ABC transporter permease, producing MHINAKKKMLRDPWLLTGGILFFFFATASIFGSAICPHDPSAMEFTPLSSPCAVHPLGVNDCGQDILAGLICAVRNTVLFGLTCAAVSLCIGVLIGLTAGWFGGIIDMLFMRLADVLLAVPAIMVLILISALFQPPPLTLAVILALLIWPTISKAIRAQTLIVRESPHVRAAVQMGAGNSYIIFRHLLPELFPLYLIGFSGKCRMAMFMEASLAFMGLIDPGRKSLGMMIHYALKYYYLDVWWNWLLPPVLCLSLLIMTVTFIVISLEKMLDPRLRENFGESAV from the coding sequence ATGCATATCAACGCTAAAAAAAAGATGCTCCGCGATCCTTGGCTGCTCACGGGCGGCATCCTGTTTTTTTTCTTTGCCACAGCCTCAATCTTCGGCTCGGCAATATGTCCACATGATCCCTCAGCTATGGAATTCACGCCGCTTTCTTCGCCCTGCGCCGTCCATCCTTTAGGGGTCAACGACTGCGGCCAGGATATTCTTGCGGGCCTGATTTGTGCGGTTCGCAACACCGTGCTCTTCGGTCTGACCTGTGCCGCTGTGTCACTCTGCATAGGTGTGCTTATCGGACTGACTGCGGGCTGGTTCGGCGGCATCATTGACATGCTCTTCATGCGGCTGGCTGATGTGCTGCTGGCTGTTCCCGCCATCATGGTGCTGATTCTGATTTCAGCCCTGTTTCAACCGCCGCCCCTGACACTGGCCGTTATTCTGGCCCTGCTTATCTGGCCGACAATCAGCAAGGCCATCCGGGCGCAAACCCTAATTGTCCGAGAAAGCCCGCATGTCCGGGCCGCTGTCCAGATGGGAGCCGGTAACAGCTATATCATCTTCCGCCATCTGCTCCCGGAACTGTTTCCGCTTTACCTCATCGGTTTTTCCGGCAAGTGCAGGATGGCCATGTTCATGGAGGCATCCTTGGCCTTTATGGGGCTGATTGATCCGGGCCGAAAATCCCTGGGCATGATGATCCATTATGCGCTTAAATACTATTACTTGGATGTCTGGTGGAACTGGCTCCTGCCGCCGGTGCTCTGCCTGTCTCTACTGATCATGACCGTCACCTTCATAGTGATCAGTTTGGAAAAAATGCTGGACCCCCGTTTGCGAGAAAACTTTGGAGAATCAGCAGTATGA
- a CDS encoding ABC transporter permease — translation MMLSSRRFTKKRISLLFAYSLSALLMIWLSYLLPSLLPGDFVTAMYSTSEDVTLTAAQESELRAYYSQDTGFAKYLIKLIRLDWGNSYAFLTPVSELFFDALPWTLLLLVSANILAALTGFIAGVEAAFRRNSRFERSLVSCGTIMEGLPEICTGVILLAVFSLYLGWFPAAGAETAYAELSFQEWLLDVGHHLTLPLASLVIAYFPGNFLLTRTSMIMVISQPYIKTAQAKGLSGLRIRYAHAARNALLPLVTRFGLRLAFTVTGAFVVERIHAYPGLGTLLFNAIRLRDLPVIQAIVLISSIMVLAMIMLLELVYASLDPRVQDAYQR, via the coding sequence CCTGCTGATGATTTGGCTGAGTTATCTCCTACCCTCTCTCTTACCCGGTGATTTTGTCACGGCCATGTACTCAACTTCCGAGGATGTGACCCTGACTGCGGCCCAGGAATCCGAACTCCGGGCCTATTATAGCCAAGACACTGGATTTGCCAAATACCTGATCAAACTCATCCGCCTTGATTGGGGCAATTCCTACGCCTTCCTGACTCCGGTTTCCGAGCTCTTTTTTGATGCTCTGCCTTGGACCTTGCTTCTGTTGGTTTCGGCCAATATCCTTGCGGCCCTGACTGGTTTTATCGCCGGAGTTGAGGCCGCCTTCCGCCGGAATAGCCGCTTTGAACGCTCCCTGGTCAGCTGCGGCACCATTATGGAGGGTCTTCCTGAGATCTGCACTGGGGTCATTCTGCTGGCTGTATTTTCCCTCTATTTAGGTTGGTTTCCCGCCGCCGGTGCGGAAACCGCCTATGCCGAGCTTTCTTTTCAGGAATGGTTACTGGATGTGGGCCATCATTTAACCCTGCCCTTGGCTTCCTTGGTCATCGCGTATTTTCCTGGAAATTTTCTCCTGACCAGAACCAGTATGATCATGGTGATCAGCCAGCCGTACATAAAAACCGCGCAAGCCAAGGGGCTTTCCGGCCTGCGGATTCGCTACGCCCATGCGGCCCGCAACGCTCTGCTCCCCTTAGTGACCCGCTTTGGCCTGCGTTTAGCCTTCACGGTCACGGGTGCCTTTGTCGTGGAACGGATTCATGCCTATCCTGGCCTGGGCACCCTGCTGTTCAACGCCATCCGGCTCCGGGATCTTCCGGTAATCCAGGCGATTGTCCTTATTTCCTCTATCATGGTGCTGGCTATGATCATGCTGCTGGAACTTGTTTACGCCTCTCTTGATCCGCGAGTGCAGGATGCATATCAACGCTAA